A genome region from Penicillium psychrofluorescens genome assembly, chromosome: 3 includes the following:
- a CDS encoding uncharacterized protein (ID:PFLUO_004842-T1.cds;~source:funannotate): METISRISSMLETARELTLEAAQSAASNRSSKPDYSSRTYSVAHIKKLLDSRHEREVLDGMRRVTSLMYRSEPSLPFFSAVVKNAASANLEVKKLVYIYLVHHAEAEPDLALLSVNAIQKSLTDQNPQVRTIALRTMSGIRVPVISQIVSLAIKRGCGDMSPHVRKAAALAIPKCYRLDPSTMPQLLGYLSNLLGDSQYFVVGSAVAAFLDICPERIDLIHKHYRSLVKKLVDMDEWGQLATLRLLTFYARKCFPHRTQKVKQAVTKAFYDEDQPDQGAEGSGEEYEVPVIDPDLEPFLRACKLLLQSRNSAVIVSVVRCFLYLAPPEYLLSAVGPLVALLRSPQDMQLIALYNIVAVALRDPKPFAKYTAHFLVRANDTPHILHLKLEVLTILFPHCGKHWKSVVISELEHFSKGTDPDLVRESVRAIGRCAQGDANTADLCLRILLSQISSLDGNLVSESLTVIRHLIQQDPTSHKQTVIQLVKHLGTTAHPDARATIIWLVGEFAGIDADNNIAPDVLRVLVRSFADEPEVVKQQIVLLGAKVYLQHLLKNPPKEVIESTETTSPEKPAINTQKFQNEWTDDQPEEQIQPPENEDEENGEEKGKEKQEDAETKEGEEEDRITLLWRYILLLARYDTSYDLRDRARLYKALLASPSSTPLANLLLLAPKPVPHVPSPSETRKDLLVGSATLVVGPDAGPHGLRGYENLPDWVELGHEPDSSLRVEDVKPDPTQTQLSMTAGERLDRALRAHQISGGTGRRHNGAAVSTDPAGKKTLNQWLDEEEEETETESETDSEEEETDSEEEEESEEEDSEEDDDDDEEEETDSESEANHKEALQLLPQPDSRAPNV, encoded by the exons ATGGAAACAatctccaggatctcctcgatgcTGGAAACAG CTCGAGAGCTCACCCTCGAGGCCGCCCAGTCCGCCGCCAGCAATCGCAGCTCGAAACCCGATTACTCGTCGCGCACTTACAGTGTCGCCCACATCAAGAAGCTACTGGACAGCCGCCATGAACGCGAGGTCTTGGATGGGATGCGGAGGGTCACCTCG TTGATGTACCGCTCCGAGCCCTCCCTCCCGTTCTTCTCGGCCGTGGTCAAAAACGCCGCCAGTGCCAACCTGGAAGTCAAGAAGCTCGTTTACATCTACCTGGTTCACCACGCAGAGGCCGAGCCGGACCTGGCCCTGCTGTCGGTGAATGCGATCCAGAAATCGCTTACAGACCAGAACCCGCAGGTGCGGACCATTGCATTGCGGACCATGTCTGGCATTCGTGTACCGGTGATCAGCCAGATCGTGTCACTGGCCATCAAGCGTGGATGCGGGGACATGAGTCCACATGTACGGAAGGCAGCGGCCCTGGCCATTCCCAAGTGCTATCGGTTGGACCCGAGCACAATGCCTCAGTTGCTGGGATATCTGTCGAATCTATTGGGCGATTCGCAATACTTTGTGGTTGGCTCTGCGGTCGCGGCCTTTTTGGATATCTGCCCGGAACGGATTGACTTGATCCACAAGCACTACCGCAGTTTGGTGAAGAAGCTGGTGGATATGGATGAATGGGGTCAGCTGGCGACCTTGCGCTTGTTGACGTTCTACGCACGCAAATGCTTTCCTCACCGGACCCAGAAGGTAAAGCAGGCGGTTACTAAGGCATTCTACGACGAGGACCAGCCAGATCAGGGCGCCGAGGGCTCAGGTGAAGAGTACGAGGTGCCCGTGATAGACCCTGACCTGGAGCCTTTTCTTCGCGCATGCAAGTTACTGTTGCAGAGCCGCAACTCGGCCGTGATTGTCAGCGTTGTCCGCTGTTTTCTTTATCTGGCTCCTCCAGAGTATCTGCTGTCTGCTGTTGGTCCCCTGGTGGCCCTTTTGCGGAGCCCGCAAGATATGCAGCTCATTGCTCTCTACAATATTGTAGCAGTGGCCTTGCGAGACCCCAAGCCATTCGCCAAGTATACTGCGCATTTCCTCGTCCGTGCCAATGATACGCCGCATATCTTGCATCTCAAACTTGAAGTGCTTACAATTCTCTTCCCGCACTGCGGGAAACATTGGAAGAGTGTGGTAATCAGTGAACTGGAACATTTCTCCAAGGGCACGGATCCAGATCTGGTGCGAGAGAGTGTGCGAGCCATCGGACGGTGCGCACAGGGAGATGCCAATACCGCAGATTTATGTCTACGCATCCTTCTCAGTCAGATCTCCAGCCTGGATGGGAACCTGGTGTCTGAGTCTCTGACTGTTATCCGCCATTTGATCCAACAAGACCCGACCTCACACAAGCAGACTGTCATTCAGCTTGTCAAGCATCTTGGGACAACAGCCCACCCTGACGCCCGAGCCACCATTATTTGGCTTGTTGGCGAGTTCGCGGGTATTGACGCAGATAACAATATCGCACCCGACGTTCTCCGTGTGTTGGTGCGAAGCTTCGCGGACGAGCCTGAGGTTGTCAAGCAACAAATTGTTCTCCTCGGTGCTAAAGTATACCTTCAGCATCTTCTCAAGAACCCTCCGAAAGAAGTCATTGAATCCACTGAAACCACATCGCCGGAAAAGCCTGCCATCAACACGCAGAAATTCCAGAATGAGTGGACAGATGATCAGCCTGAAGAGCAGATTCAACCGCCAGAGaatgaggacgaggagaatggcgaggagaagggcaaagaaaagcaagaagaCGCCGAGACAAaagaaggggaggaagaagaccgCATAACTCTGCTCTGGCGCTACATCCTGTTACTCGCTCGCTACGACACTTCCTACGACCTCCGCGACAGAGCTCGCCTCTATAAAGctctcctcgccagcccATCCTCCACCCCGCTTGCcaacctgcttcttcttgccccTAAACCAGTACCACACGTCCCAAGTCCCTCAGAAACACGCAAGGATCTTCTAGTCGGATCTGCGACCCTTGTCGTTGGTCCAGATGCCGGTCCCCACGGCTTGCGTGGTTACGAGAACCTTCCGGACTGGGTTGAGCTAGGCCACGAGCCAGATTCGAGTCTGCGCGTCGAAGATGTGAAACCGGATCCAACTCAAACCCAGCTCTCGATGACCGCAGGCGAACGACTAGATCGAGCGCTCCGTGCACATCAGATCTCCGGCGGGACAGGCAGGAGACATAACGGTGCCGCGGTGTCGACGGACCCAGCCGGGAAGAAGACCCTGAATCAGTGGTtagacgaggaagaagaggagaccGAGACTGAGAGCGAAACGGAttccgaggaagaagagaccgactcggaagaggaagaggaatccgaggaggaggactctgaagaagatgatgatgacgacgaggaagaggagacggACTCCGAAAGCGAGGCTAATCACAAAGAAGCACTGCAGTTGCTGCCCCAGCCTGATTCGAGAGCTCCGAATGTATAA
- a CDS encoding uncharacterized protein (ID:PFLUO_004843-T1.cds;~source:funannotate), which yields MASAPPRVIGCELVIDFVQRLLDTTHTDTRLIVCGSRDGFFTQLSAVIQSQQPPNHELRTKTIAILAKSSKIQLAFCPSLESLRAHLAVLVPPQKDGRRLLAILDAVALHVSTTEFSAQGLSRTFATAVEAASRTNSELRLCECCDAVDPTNTDCGGRLWDVHVPLLNGSVRIRGEERAWGGRGVTVRRVAQRWFEFD from the coding sequence ATGGCGTCTGCTCCTCCGAGGGTCATTGGCTGCGAGCTAGTAATCGACTTTGTACAGCGACTGCTCGACACAACTCACACGGACACACGCCTGATCGTCTGTGGCTCGAGAGACGGTTTCTTTACCCAGCTGTCGGCCGTGATTCAGTCTCAACAACCGCCGAATCATGAGCTACGTACAAAAACCATCGCCATTCTAGCCAAGTCCAGCAAGATCCAACTAGCGTTCTGTCCGTCTCTCGAAAGCCTGCGGGCGCATCTCGCGGTCTTGGTACCTCCGCAGAAAGATGGCCGGCGACTGTTGGCCATCCTAGACGCGGTGGCGTTACATGTCTCGACGACAGAGTTCTCGGCACAAGGACTGTCGAGAACCTTTGCTACGGCTGTCGAGGCTGCTTCTCGAACGAACAGCGAGCTAAGACTCTGTGAATGCTGTGATGCTGTTGATCCTACGAATACCGACTGCGGAGGACGGCTCTGGGACGTGCATGTGCCTCTGTTGAATGGCTCTGTCCGGATCCGAGGCGAAGAGAGGGCCTGGGGTGGCCGAGGTGTGACCGTGAGACGAGTGGCTCAACGTTGGTTCGAGTTTGATTGA
- a CDS encoding uncharacterized protein (ID:PFLUO_004844-T1.cds;~source:funannotate) — MSQQFHGSQQPHGRTRKKEDENDALMRLPDKEIAGCINDIGIPFTTADLAKPQPQQIQMVFEWFAELLMNTTRETVEPAMHAAAEDICGDYPDIVPNETRNLMGFFVSLRRLLMECGVNDFTFTDLTKPTHDRLVKIFSYLINFVRFRESQTPVIDDHFNKTEKTKSRIDELLSDNQEIELRLNDMRRDVKSNEGQVQDKIRQNNELKARLKELHTEQARVSETLERVKGDKARQQMSLEEKTEKLVRTRQEAEKLRPYVLQSSATLQANLTELSENLMREKAQIDTMEKRARALQTSSDTFTVVSNDVQACVKLLEDISAELQKEDEEESRAVRNKEAISERGNSVREVEQTEKLLQRQLARWNERIDSLRKNAQEKAEVAQARMEELRNVQKQLREERAEKQRDMERRRIRIEQTEKKMADLKENIESEIQGAHDQYLKLESHIKLYITEMEKSL, encoded by the exons ATGAGCCAGCAGTTCCATGGCTCACAGCAACCTCATGGCCGCACTcgcaagaaagaagatgagaaCGATGCCTTGATGCGCCTG CCCGACAAGGAAATCGCAGGATGTATCAACGACATTGGGATCCCCTTTACCACGGCCGACCTGGCCAAACCCCAgccgcagcagatccagatGGTATTCGAATGGTTCGCGGAGCTACTCATGAATACGACTCGCGAGACTGTGGAGCCGGCCATGCacgccgccgcggaggaTATCTGCGGCGACTACCCTGATATCGTTCCAAACGAGACGCGCAACCTCATGGGATTCTTTGTTAGCCTACGGCGGCTGCTGATGGAG TGCGGCGTCAACGATTTTACATTTACGGATCTAACTAAACCAACACATGACCGGCTGGTCAAGATTTTCTCGTACCTAATCAACTTCGTTCGGTTCCGCGAATCGCAAACGCCAGTGATCGATGACCACTTCAACAAGACGGAGAAGACCAAATCGCGCATTGACGAGCTGCTGTCCGACAACCAGGAAATTGAACTTCGTCTGAATGATATGCGACGGGATGTCAAGTCGAACGAGGGTCAGGTGCAGGACAAGATTAGGCAAAATAACGAATTGAAGGCACGGCTGAAGGAGCTGCATACGGAACAAGCACGCGTCTCCGAGACACTGGAACGGGTCAAGGGAGATAAGGCCCGGCAGCAGATGTCAttggaagaaaagacggaAAAGCTGGTCCGCACgcggcaagaagcagagaagCTGCGGCCTTATGTGCTCCAGTCCTCGGCCACTCTCCAGGCAAATCTGACCGAGTTGTCAGAGAACCTGATGCGCGAGAAAGCGCAAATTGATACAATGGAGAAGCGGGCGCGCGCCCTTCAGACCTCGTCAGACACCTTCACCGTCGTCTCTAATGATGTGCAGGCGTGTGTCAAGTTGCTCGAAGATATCTCTGCGGAATTGCAgaaggaagacgaggaggagtCTCGCGCGGTGAGGAACAAGGAGGCCATCTCAGAGAGAGGCAACAGCGTCCGGGAGGTCGAGCAGACCGAGAAGCTCCTGCAGCGACAGCTGGCTCGGTGGAACGAGCGGATTGATTCTCTACGGAAAAATGCGCAGGAGAAGGCTGAGGTCGCCCAGGCGCGCATGGAAGAGCTGCGGAATGTCCAGAAGCAATTGCGCGAGGAGCGCgccgagaagcagcgcgaTATGGAGCGGCGGCGCATTCGCATCGAACAGACTGAGAAGAAG ATGGCCGACCTCAAGGAAAACATCGAGAGCGAGATCCAAGGCGCTCACGACCAGTACCTGAAGCTCGAATCGCACATCAAGCTCTACATCACGGAGATGGAAAAGTCGCTGTGA
- a CDS encoding uncharacterized protein (ID:PFLUO_004845-T1.cds;~source:funannotate): MAPPTSTAAAKGFDIVETYNDLLRSDPDLTMPIAAIEALVLLLTHSAASTISETLDLLAKSTAHLKKSIPNPIGLSAGTDLFQRYLITTLQRPGQLGPAGDFKAIRTHLLSNGRLFIRRAKESREKIAAFGRGFIRDGSTVITNGGSRAVASLLRKAADEEGGPSVVRFRVIYVMSSTSKGVDGPSGEEPEGMETVRALRAKGVPVATIPESAVAYALGKADMVIVGAEGVVENGGIVSRMGTYQIGLLAKAIGKPFYVVAESHKFVRLYPLGQYDLPIEQHVIEFKSEEDMAEESQQQASAANTSADGPIELPLCDSVDFTPPHLISALITDSGVLTPSAVSEELIKIWF, from the exons ATGGCGCCTCCCACAAGTACGGCTGCGGCCAAAGGGTTCGA TATTGTCGAAACCTAcaatgatcttctccgctccGACCCCGATCTCACCATGCCCATCGCGGCCATTGAAGCCCTGGTGCTTCTCCTCACACACTCAGCGGCATCCACCATCTCAGAAACCTTGGACCTACTGGCAAAGTCCACCGCCCACTTGAAGAAGTCGATCCCCAACCCAATCGGCCTCTCCGCCGGAACCGATCTCTTTCAGCGCTACCTGATCACCACGTTACAACGGCCGGGACAGCTGGGGCCCGCGGGGGACTTTAAGGCTATTCGGACCCATCTCTTGTCCAATGGCCGACTATTCATTCGACGCGCCAAGGAAAGCCGAGAAAAGATTGCGGCGTTTGGAAGAGGGTTCATTCGGGATGGCAGCACGGTGATCACCAACGGTGGCTCTAGGGCTGTCGCGTCGCTGTTGCGAAAGGctgcggatgaagagggtGGCCCGTCCGTTGTGCGCTTCCGTGTGATTTATGTCATGTCGTCGACTAGCAAGGGCGTGGACGGCCCGTCCGGGGAGGAGCCCGAGGGGATGGAAACCGTTCGGGCCTTGAGAGCAAAGGGCGTTCCGGTTGCTACGATCCCAGAATCAGCGGTGGCATATGCTCTGGGGAAAGCTGATATGGTCATTGTGGGTGCGGAGGGAGTGGTGGAGAACGGAGGCATCGTGTCTCGCATGGGCACCTACCAGATTGGTCTCCTTGCAAAGGCGATCGGGAAGCCATTCTACGTGGTCGCAGAGAGCCACAAGTTCGTCCGGTTGTACCCGCTGGGACAGTACGACTTGCCCATTGAGCAGCACGTTATCGAGTTCAAGTCCGAAGAGGacatggccgaggagagcCAACAACAAGCATCGGCGGCCAACACGAGCGCAGATGGACCGATTGAGCTGCCTCTGTGTGACTCGGTCGATTTCACACCACCACACTTGATCTCTGCGTTAATCACGGATAGTGGTGTCTTGACGCCTAGCGCCGTCAGCGAAGAGTTGATCAAGATTTGGTTTTAA
- a CDS encoding uncharacterized protein (ID:PFLUO_004846-T1.cds;~source:funannotate) has protein sequence MRSLEHSESGRFSRDFSFLAGKFTVDQVAEIVCFHTSIVQPLAQEYTKWAFANLAGLAPGRPQNNGPLTETETMRLMRGFQLYCIIFGVNQFKIGGPMGLNNLGISWLRTLGNPIHFLLERFIRIYMPWEIEEIACVNAFAKDKFDQIFNEADINEEFGRETLVSRAISHGLELLHSACFKEGSRKQLIEDLHTNYLADGTPFEDHRNTSVIGSWPHGEVDHSENRDLRRKKHEWLLSVENTGDQDQEWHPPPAWEILHLGNMEAPEESDDFCRWGYVFWDAARLDRTGARGVLERFYVEESAASSRNEHGSFVDSGDVQAMS, from the exons ATGCGGTCTCTCGAACATTCCGAAAGCGGACGATTTTCGAGGGACTTTTCGTTCCTCGCCGGGAAATTCACCGTAGACCAAGTTGCGGAAATAGTTTGCTTCCACACCTCTATCGTCCAGCCGCTCGCACAGGAATATACCAAATGGGCATTCGCCAATCTAGCTGGGCTGGCTCCTGGAAGGCCGCAGAACAACGGGCCCCTCACAGAAACCGAGACAATGAGGCTTATGCGCGGCTTCCAACTATACTGCATCATTTTCGGTGTCAATCAGTTCAAAATAGGCGGCCCGATGGGTCTCAACAACCTCGGGATAAGCTGGTTGAGGACATTGGGAAATCCAATTCATTTCCTCCTAGAAAGATTCATCCGCATATATATGCCTtgggagatcgaggagattgccTGTGTCAACGCCTTTGCAAAGGACAAATTCGATCAGATATTCAACGAGGCGGACATCAATGAAG AGTTTGGAAGAGAAACTCTCGTCAGTAGAGCAATCAGCCACGGCCTGGAGCTGCTACACTCTGCGTGCTTTAAAGAAGGAAGCCGCAAGCAACTCATTGAAGACCTGCACACCAACTATCTTGCGGATGGGACTCCTTTCGAAGATCACCGAAATACTTCCGTCATTGGCTCGTGGCCCCATGGAGAGGTGGATCATTCCGAAAACCGAGACTTGCGGAGGAAAAAGCATGAGTGGCTGCTCTCTGTCGAGAATACCGGAGACCAAGACCAGGAATGGCATCCGCCACCAGCTTGGGAAATATTACATCTAGGAAACATGGAAGCCCCGGAGGAAAGCGATGACTTCTGTCGCTGGGGCTACGTTTTCTGGGATGCGGCACGCCTTGACCGTACAGGTGCAAGAGGGGTTTTGGAGCGGTTTTATGTGGAGGAATCCGCGGCGTCTAGCCGCAATGAGCATGGGTCTTTTGTTGATTCAGGAGACGTTCAAGCAATGTCATAG